From the genome of Flavobacterium ovatum, one region includes:
- a CDS encoding TolC family protein, with translation MRKILIITVLLLAFNASGQSINDYYTIAAENNPELKAKYKEFEAALQRIPQVSSLADPSLSMGYFISPVETRLGPQNLRFSLSQMFPWFGTLKAQKNAATLMAESKYQAFLNTKNQLFYQVATVYYPLYELRNLMEIEQENIKILTSYKKIANAKFQNGNGNLVDILRVDIMLKDAETNLGILNKKEPALKSWLNSILNRKYDEAIVVSREITVSDLPVNYRKDAISTNPMLQELELKKQASEAGIEVAKKQGSPKLGLGLDYVFVGTGMNNSPDSGKDVIMPMVTVSLPIFRKKYNAAISEAKLMQESYSFQKEAVEDKLNGTYYKFVFELEKERDLLKLYEEQVVTLSKSLNLLLTYYSNANKDFEEVLRMQQELLKYQKMQLSSRTSYHIKLAELDYLTAKQF, from the coding sequence ATTACTATACTATTGCGGCCGAAAATAATCCGGAGCTAAAAGCGAAGTATAAAGAGTTTGAAGCCGCATTGCAGCGGATTCCACAAGTGAGTTCATTAGCAGATCCAAGTCTATCAATGGGGTATTTTATTTCCCCTGTAGAAACCAGGCTTGGGCCGCAAAATTTGCGTTTTTCGCTTTCGCAAATGTTTCCTTGGTTTGGAACTTTAAAAGCACAGAAAAATGCAGCAACCTTAATGGCAGAAAGCAAATATCAAGCTTTTTTGAATACCAAAAACCAGTTGTTTTATCAAGTTGCTACAGTATATTATCCCTTGTATGAGTTGCGAAACCTTATGGAGATTGAGCAAGAGAATATCAAAATTTTAACATCTTATAAAAAAATTGCCAATGCAAAATTCCAAAATGGCAATGGGAATTTAGTAGATATACTGCGTGTAGATATTATGTTAAAAGACGCCGAAACTAATTTAGGTATTTTAAACAAAAAAGAGCCGGCACTCAAATCATGGCTCAACAGTATTTTGAATCGAAAATATGATGAGGCAATTGTCGTTTCTAGGGAGATTACCGTAAGTGATTTGCCTGTTAATTATCGTAAGGATGCTATAAGTACTAATCCAATGTTACAAGAATTGGAATTAAAAAAGCAAGCCTCTGAAGCAGGAATTGAGGTGGCAAAAAAACAAGGTTCGCCTAAACTAGGTCTGGGACTAGATTATGTTTTTGTAGGTACAGGAATGAATAACTCTCCAGATTCGGGTAAAGATGTTATTATGCCCATGGTAACGGTTAGTTTACCCATTTTTAGAAAAAAATATAATGCTGCCATTAGTGAAGCTAAATTAATGCAAGAGAGCTATTCGTTCCAAAAAGAAGCAGTCGAGGATAAATTAAATGGGACTTACTACAAGTTTGTGTTTGAACTTGAAAAAGAACGTGATTTATTAAAATTATACGAAGAACAAGTAGTCACGCTTTCTAAAAGTTTGAACCTATTATTAACTTATTATAGTAATGCAAATAAAGATTTTGAAGAAGTTTTGCGCATGCAACAAGAACTTTTAAAATATCAAAAAATGCAATTGTCAAGTCGTACTTCTTACCATATCAAGCTAGCTGAGTTAGATTATTTAACAGCAAAACAATTTTAA